In Acidovorax sp. 106, the following proteins share a genomic window:
- a CDS encoding pyridoxal phosphate-dependent aminotransferase, producing the protein MKFSARAERIEPFYVMEVAKAAQALAREVAGTREPMIFLNIGEPDFTAPPLVQEAAAKAVRDGATQYTNALGLDALRERISGWYQSRFGVQVPARRIVVTAGASAALHLACLALIEKGDEILMPDPSYPCNRHFVSAAEGKAVLLPTTAAERYQLSSDKVRAAWTEKTRGVLLASPSNPTGTSIARGELQRIHEVVQGHGGITMIDEIYLGLSYEEEFGHTALAIDESIISINSFSKYFNMTGWRLGWMVVPEAMVPVVERLAQNLFICASTVSQMAALACFEAESIAEYERRRAEFKARRDYFIPALQSLGLQVPVMPDGAFYAWADCTDAAQRLGVTGSWDFAFEVMRRAHVAITPGRDFGSHEPERFVRFSTANSMAQLQESVARLRTLLA; encoded by the coding sequence ATGAAGTTTTCCGCACGCGCAGAGCGCATTGAACCGTTTTACGTGATGGAAGTGGCCAAAGCCGCGCAGGCCCTGGCCCGCGAGGTGGCAGGCACGCGCGAGCCGATGATCTTCCTGAACATTGGCGAGCCCGACTTCACCGCGCCCCCCCTGGTGCAAGAGGCCGCCGCCAAGGCGGTGCGCGATGGTGCTACGCAATACACCAACGCACTGGGCCTGGACGCCCTGCGCGAACGCATCAGCGGTTGGTACCAAAGCCGCTTTGGGGTGCAGGTGCCAGCCCGCCGTATTGTGGTGACGGCCGGGGCATCGGCAGCGCTGCACCTGGCCTGCCTGGCGCTGATCGAAAAAGGGGACGAGATCCTCATGCCCGACCCCAGCTACCCCTGCAACCGCCACTTTGTCAGTGCGGCCGAAGGCAAGGCCGTGCTGCTGCCCACCACGGCGGCAGAGCGCTACCAGCTCAGCAGCGACAAGGTGCGCGCGGCCTGGACCGAAAAAACACGGGGCGTCTTGCTGGCGTCGCCCTCCAACCCCACCGGCACCTCCATTGCGCGGGGCGAGTTGCAGCGCATCCACGAGGTGGTGCAGGGCCATGGAGGCATCACGATGATCGACGAGATCTACCTGGGCCTGTCGTACGAGGAAGAGTTTGGCCACACCGCGCTGGCCATTGACGAGAGCATCATCAGCATCAACAGCTTCAGCAAATACTTCAATATGACCGGCTGGCGCCTGGGCTGGATGGTGGTGCCCGAGGCCATGGTGCCCGTGGTGGAGCGGCTGGCGCAAAACCTGTTCATCTGCGCCAGCACCGTCTCGCAAATGGCCGCACTGGCATGCTTTGAGGCCGAAAGCATCGCCGAGTACGAGCGCCGCCGCGCCGAGTTCAAAGCACGGCGCGACTACTTCATCCCTGCGCTGCAATCGCTGGGCTTGCAAGTGCCTGTGATGCCCGACGGCGCCTTCTATGCGTGGGCAGACTGCACCGATGCGGCGCAGCGCCTGGGCGTGACTGGGAGCTGGGATTTCGCGTTTGAAGTGATGCGCCGCGCGCACGTTGCCATCACCCCGGGCCGCGACTTTGGCAGCCACGAACCCGAGCGCTTTGTGCGCTTTTCCACGGCCAACTCCATGGCGCAGCTGCAAGAGTCGGTGGCGCGCCTGCGCACGCTGCTGGCCTAG
- a CDS encoding DUF938 domain-containing protein — protein sequence MTQTPLAHSPAAERNQAPILGVMRKLLAPTGTALEIACGTGQHAACFGAALPGWQWQPTDWQDTLFSSVIGWCAQHGAANVQAPLRLDVTLSPWPTDAPAFSTPFDLIYCANMLHIAPWECCGGLMRGAARHLGAQGLLVTYGPYLEQGVPTAEGNLAFDASLRAQDPRWGIRAVEEVAAEAQAAGLQLAQRHALPANNLLLVWQRSR from the coding sequence ATGACACAAACCCCATTGGCCCACAGCCCCGCCGCAGAGCGCAACCAGGCGCCCATCCTGGGAGTGATGCGCAAGCTGCTGGCCCCCACCGGCACCGCACTGGAGATTGCCTGCGGCACTGGCCAGCATGCCGCCTGCTTCGGCGCCGCCCTGCCGGGCTGGCAATGGCAGCCCACCGACTGGCAAGACACCTTGTTCTCGTCCGTCATCGGCTGGTGCGCGCAGCACGGCGCGGCCAACGTGCAAGCGCCGCTGCGCCTGGACGTGACACTCAGCCCATGGCCTACCGATGCACCCGCCTTTAGCACCCCGTTTGACCTGATCTACTGCGCCAACATGCTGCACATTGCCCCCTGGGAGTGCTGCGGCGGGCTCATGCGTGGCGCGGCGCGCCACCTGGGCGCGCAGGGCTTGCTGGTCACCTACGGCCCCTACCTGGAACAGGGCGTTCCCACAGCCGAAGGCAACCTCGCCTTTGACGCCAGCCTGCGCGCGCAAGACCCGCGCTGGGGCATTCGCGCCGTGGAAGAGGTGGCGGCAGAGGCCCAGGCGGCAGGCCTGCAACTAGCCCAGCGCCATGCACTGCCCGCCAACAATTTGCTGCTGGTATGGCAACGTAGCCGGTGA
- the tolA gene encoding cell envelope integrity protein TolA: protein MHAHDERDQFSPPRPPGRLRAVAMAVLVHAALMGALTLGVDWKTTVDQPAVEAELWSAVPQQAAQADSTPPPPPEPPSPPEPPPRPVPAPPPPPPPPPQPRAQDKPDTREADIAIEREKKRLEQEKRERAEQQERDKRERERREKLEAEKKERLEQERKERLQKEKDKEREKEREKERELKEKQAEQKRAELKKQADEKRKAEEADAKRKAEAESDAKRKSEADAKRRADAQAKEMAAQREANLRRMQGLAGATGGENATGKDKVSSGPSGSYGGKVAAKIKPNIVYPDAISGNPRAVVEVRAAPDGTIVSKKLIQSSGNKSWDEAVLRALEKTETLPRDTDGRVPSGPLEIGFRPQD from the coding sequence ATGCACGCTCACGACGAACGCGACCAGTTTTCTCCGCCCCGTCCACCAGGGCGCCTGCGCGCAGTGGCCATGGCCGTGCTGGTGCACGCCGCACTGATGGGCGCCCTGACCCTGGGCGTGGACTGGAAGACCACAGTAGACCAACCGGCGGTAGAAGCCGAGCTGTGGTCCGCTGTTCCGCAGCAGGCGGCCCAGGCAGACAGTACGCCCCCGCCGCCACCTGAGCCTCCTTCGCCGCCCGAGCCACCGCCACGGCCGGTGCCTGCGCCCCCTCCTCCACCCCCACCGCCCCCGCAGCCCCGCGCGCAGGACAAGCCTGACACGCGCGAGGCAGACATCGCCATCGAGCGCGAGAAGAAGCGGCTGGAGCAGGAAAAGCGCGAGCGCGCCGAGCAGCAAGAGCGCGACAAACGCGAACGCGAGCGCCGCGAAAAGCTGGAAGCCGAAAAGAAGGAACGCCTGGAGCAAGAGCGCAAGGAGCGCCTGCAAAAGGAAAAAGACAAAGAGCGTGAAAAGGAACGCGAGAAAGAACGCGAGCTGAAAGAAAAGCAGGCCGAGCAAAAGCGTGCCGAGCTGAAAAAGCAGGCCGACGAAAAACGCAAGGCGGAAGAAGCGGACGCCAAACGCAAGGCCGAGGCGGAGTCGGATGCCAAGCGCAAATCAGAAGCCGATGCAAAGCGCCGCGCCGATGCGCAGGCCAAAGAAATGGCAGCACAGCGCGAAGCCAACTTGCGCCGCATGCAAGGCTTGGCCGGTGCTACCGGCGGTGAAAACGCCACCGGCAAGGACAAGGTGTCTTCGGGCCCATCGGGCAGCTATGGCGGCAAGGTCGCGGCCAAGATCAAGCCCAACATCGTGTATCCCGATGCGATTTCTGGCAATCCACGTGCGGTGGTGGAAGTACGCGCCGCGCCAGATGGAACCATCGTCAGCAAAAAGCTGATCCAGTCCAGCGGCAATAAGTCCTGGGACGAGGCGGTACTGCGCGCATTGGAAAAGACCGAAACACTGCCGCGTGACACAGACGGAAGGGTGCCATCTGGGCCACTGGAAATCGGATTCCGTCCACAGGACTGA
- the ribBA gene encoding bifunctional 3,4-dihydroxy-2-butanone-4-phosphate synthase/GTP cyclohydrolase II — protein sequence MNTPLTPVSISPVEDIVADMRAGRIVILVDEEDRENEGDLVLAADHVTPEAINFMARFGRGLICLTLTRERCEFLKLPPMAARNGTVYSTAFTVSIEAAEGVTTGISAADRARTVQVAVDRKSQPADLVQPGHIFPLQAVDGGVLMRAGHTEAGCDLAAMAGCSPASVICEIMKDDGTMARLPDLQLFAAEHGLKIGTIADLIEYRSRNESLVEKVGSRELTTAYGTFTAHAFRDKPSQAVHLALVMGEWTPDDVVPVRVHEPLSVFDALEVNRSMHSWGLDTSLQYLAKQGKGVAVLLNCGETAGQLLAQFEGTARASQAPERGRMDLRTYGVGAQILRDCGVHKMALMGQPRRMPSMAGYGLEITGFIPKE from the coding sequence ATGAACACCCCCCTGACCCCAGTGTCCATCTCGCCGGTGGAAGACATCGTGGCCGACATGCGCGCCGGGCGCATCGTCATCTTGGTGGACGAAGAAGACCGTGAAAACGAAGGCGACCTGGTGCTGGCGGCCGACCATGTCACGCCCGAAGCCATCAACTTCATGGCCCGCTTTGGCCGTGGCCTGATCTGCCTGACGCTCACCCGCGAACGCTGCGAATTTCTGAAGTTGCCGCCCATGGCTGCGCGCAACGGCACCGTCTACAGCACCGCATTCACCGTGTCGATTGAAGCGGCCGAAGGCGTCACCACGGGCATCTCGGCAGCCGATCGCGCACGCACCGTGCAGGTGGCGGTAGACCGCAAGAGCCAGCCTGCCGACCTGGTGCAGCCAGGCCACATCTTTCCGCTGCAAGCGGTGGATGGCGGCGTGCTCATGCGCGCTGGCCACACCGAAGCGGGCTGCGACCTGGCCGCCATGGCAGGCTGCAGCCCCGCCTCGGTCATCTGCGAGATCATGAAAGACGACGGCACCATGGCCCGTCTGCCGGACCTGCAGCTGTTTGCAGCAGAGCACGGCCTGAAGATTGGCACCATCGCCGATCTGATCGAATACCGCAGCCGCAACGAGTCACTGGTGGAGAAGGTCGGCAGCCGCGAGCTAACCACCGCCTACGGCACGTTCACAGCCCATGCTTTCCGCGACAAGCCCAGCCAAGCCGTGCACTTGGCACTGGTAATGGGCGAATGGACACCCGACGATGTGGTGCCTGTGCGTGTGCACGAGCCGCTGTCGGTGTTTGACGCGCTGGAGGTCAACCGCTCCATGCACTCATGGGGCCTGGACACCAGCCTGCAATACCTGGCCAAGCAAGGCAAAGGCGTGGCCGTGCTGCTGAACTGCGGCGAAACCGCTGGGCAATTGCTGGCCCAATTTGAGGGCACGGCCCGTGCCTCTCAAGCGCCCGAGCGCGGCCGCATGGACCTGCGCACCTACGGCGTGGGCGCGCAGATTCTGCGCGACTGCGGCGTGCACAAAATGGCCCTCATGGGCCAACCCCGCCGCATGCCGAGCATGGCAGGCTACGGGCTCGAAATCACAGGCTTCATCCCCAAGGAATAA
- a CDS encoding helix-turn-helix transcriptional regulator, with amino-acid sequence MASDTHPSKAATSAATRRMAVGDHLRQWRQRRRLSQQELADDAALSPRHLSCVETGKASPSRELVLRLCERLAVPLRERNAWLVAAGYAPMYRQQPLDDPSMHAARQAVQHLLDRHAPWPAVAFDRHWNMVLANRMVQPLLGGVDPSLLQAPVNLLRVSLHPQGLAPRIVNLNQWREHLFARLQQQLHNTFDASLQALLTELQSYPGQPDEQAHHLAGEHLGVLMPFLIQSPWGVLNLISTTTVFGSPTDITLQELALETFFPGDEATAQILHTLAAQTKSHA; translated from the coding sequence ATGGCATCCGACACACACCCTTCCAAAGCAGCCACATCCGCCGCAACCCGGCGGATGGCCGTGGGCGATCATCTGCGCCAGTGGCGCCAGCGCAGGCGCCTGAGCCAGCAAGAGCTGGCCGATGACGCCGCCCTTTCGCCACGCCACCTGAGCTGCGTAGAGACGGGCAAAGCCAGCCCCAGCCGCGAGCTGGTGCTGCGCCTGTGTGAGCGGCTGGCCGTCCCCCTGCGCGAGCGCAACGCCTGGCTGGTGGCGGCGGGCTACGCACCCATGTACCGCCAGCAGCCGCTCGACGACCCGTCCATGCACGCCGCCCGACAGGCCGTACAACACCTGCTCGACCGTCACGCCCCCTGGCCCGCCGTGGCGTTTGACCGGCACTGGAACATGGTGCTGGCCAACCGCATGGTGCAACCCTTGCTCGGAGGGGTGGACCCTTCCCTGCTGCAAGCCCCCGTCAACCTGCTGCGGGTGAGCCTGCATCCCCAGGGGTTGGCCCCGCGCATCGTCAACCTGAACCAATGGCGCGAGCACCTGTTCGCACGCCTGCAGCAGCAACTGCACAACACCTTCGACGCATCACTGCAAGCCCTGCTCACCGAGTTGCAAAGCTACCCCGGCCAGCCAGATGAGCAAGCCCACCACTTAGCGGGAGAGCATCTGGGGGTGTTGATGCCGTTTCTCATCCAGTCCCCCTGGGGCGTTCTGAACCTGATCAGCACCACCACAGTGTTCGGATCTCCCACGGATATCACCTTGCAGGAGCTGGCGTTGGAGACGTTTTTCCCTGGCGACGAGGCCACGGCGCAGATCCTGCACACCCTGGCGGCACAGACCAAGTCACACGCTTAA
- the ribH gene encoding 6,7-dimethyl-8-ribityllumazine synthase — MFGAEKGTSDRLDGKKLHIGIVQARFNEGITNTLAAACLAELKALGVPEKNITHVQVPGALEVPVALQAMAESDNFDALIALGCIIRGETYHFELVANESGAGVTRLSLDYQIPIANAIITTENLEQAIARQSEKGTDAARVAVEMANLLDDLS, encoded by the coding sequence ATGTTTGGCGCAGAAAAAGGAACCTCGGACCGCCTGGACGGCAAGAAGCTGCACATCGGCATCGTGCAGGCCCGGTTCAACGAGGGCATCACCAACACCTTGGCCGCCGCTTGCCTGGCCGAGCTCAAAGCCCTGGGCGTGCCCGAGAAGAACATCACCCACGTGCAAGTGCCCGGCGCCCTGGAAGTGCCCGTGGCACTGCAAGCCATGGCCGAGAGCGACAACTTTGACGCGCTGATTGCCCTGGGCTGCATCATCCGTGGTGAGACCTACCACTTTGAACTGGTGGCCAACGAATCTGGCGCGGGCGTGACCCGCCTGTCACTGGATTACCAAATCCCCATTGCAAACGCCATCATCACCACCGAAAACCTGGAGCAAGCCATCGCCCGCCAATCCGAAAAAGGCACCGATGCCGCCCGCGTTGCGGTAGAGATGGCCAACCTGCTGGACGACCTGTCATGA
- the nusB gene encoding transcription antitermination factor NusB, which produces MTENTPSSHTRPPKQSRTGLKANGTRKAASKSNRSRAREFALQALYQHIVGRNDAAAIDSFTRDLAGFHKADAAHYNAVLHGCINTAQDLDALITPLLDRKLGEISPIERACMWIGVYEFQHCMDVPWRVVLNECIELAKEFGGTDGHKYVNAVLNGLAPRLRAAEVASDKSSEKAQGKPAADSTAAPEADADGQ; this is translated from the coding sequence ATGACTGAAAACACCCCCTCGTCCCATACACGCCCCCCCAAGCAATCGCGCACCGGGCTCAAGGCCAACGGCACGCGCAAGGCCGCGTCCAAATCCAACCGTAGCCGCGCCCGCGAATTTGCCCTGCAGGCGCTGTACCAGCACATCGTGGGCCGCAACGATGCGGCGGCGATCGACTCGTTCACGCGCGACCTGGCGGGCTTTCACAAGGCCGATGCCGCCCACTACAACGCCGTGCTGCACGGCTGCATCAACACGGCGCAAGACCTGGACGCGCTGATCACCCCGCTGCTGGACCGCAAGCTGGGCGAGATCTCGCCCATCGAGCGCGCCTGCATGTGGATTGGCGTGTATGAGTTCCAGCACTGCATGGACGTGCCCTGGCGCGTGGTGCTCAACGAGTGCATCGAGTTGGCCAAAGAGTTTGGCGGCACCGACGGGCACAAGTATGTGAACGCTGTGCTCAACGGCCTGGCCCCACGCCTGCGTGCAGCCGAAGTGGCTTCGGACAAGTCGTCCGAGAAAGCCCAAGGTAAGCCTGCTGCGGACAGCACCGCAGCCCCCGAGGCCGACGCCGACGGCCAGTGA
- a CDS encoding ankyrin repeat domain-containing protein produces MDNTMGRGVLLVFCAIFAVAFGAGGYWAGLRPLAETALAAWTVRDWQPVPAQVLDVQLKQHPGSEGGTTYQVQARYRYTVAGQAYEGQRVGLDLRPGADNVGDWQAQWHRTLRQAQERGEPVTAWVNPQAPAQALLDRSIRWRLQIFRLPFALVFTAVGVTAAWMFLRILWRPKEDVQDLEPRHSLAKGQGALWFFAVFWCGIAFPMAALFWSDGNVPWWVKGFLGIFVVIGVGLAGAAWQNSRKAWRYQGMGMTALPSRPIAGRPVEITLVLPARAGQQAGADGLRMQVAHYRVDESSSGSPERRVEVLEATARRQPTGEGGMRLVARFELPEDAPTHGARRGGERVDWRLELVRAEGTLELAYDLPVEAAAPSWTEAASVADRFDRRAQWSQEVPIEPPAFGQDLVPQTLGSSGMVEPAELPRFLPPGVRLTETPDAWSLAFEQTAWRWSAAVALALLALEWWVNDRIQPGALVMPRGFGGWLAWLALPAWALHAATRRWTLRVQDDGLVVRRGSWIWSRVALLPGESSQALVHKLQFTAGAQAYHAVLGKDVSGHQEKLTPGLNGDAAAQAVGQAVARAWLDRRGRFTPGAQRPQVAAHSRPAWGGWAWLLAFGLLVWWAHGGRAVLGAGRDAVPQDPTKVASSRIWAPADARLMDAQNAGDASGVAQALRDGANPNLLADTGSSVLMLAAHRGQLAHVEALLQAGAQPDLRQTAKDSERGDTALLRAFYGGHLAVAQRLVQAGASLQARNRWDWGPVHMAAQSGCVPCLDWLKEQGQSLTEPAPASRGETPAMLAAAKGRIPVLEWLEQQRVDLWGRDPHGKNVLDWARFRQQQETEQWLLKRQPAGT; encoded by the coding sequence ATGGACAACACAATGGGACGAGGGGTTTTGCTGGTTTTCTGCGCCATCTTTGCCGTGGCGTTTGGTGCCGGTGGGTACTGGGCGGGGCTGCGGCCTTTGGCCGAAACCGCGCTGGCGGCATGGACCGTGCGCGACTGGCAGCCCGTGCCAGCCCAAGTGCTGGATGTGCAACTGAAGCAGCACCCAGGCAGCGAAGGCGGCACCACCTACCAGGTGCAGGCCCGTTACCGCTACACGGTGGCTGGGCAAGCTTACGAAGGGCAACGCGTGGGGCTGGACCTGCGCCCCGGCGCAGACAACGTGGGCGACTGGCAGGCGCAGTGGCACCGAACCCTGCGCCAGGCGCAGGAGCGGGGTGAACCTGTCACCGCCTGGGTCAATCCACAGGCTCCGGCCCAGGCACTGCTGGATCGAAGCATTCGCTGGCGGCTGCAAATTTTTCGACTTCCGTTTGCCCTGGTGTTCACCGCCGTTGGAGTGACGGCCGCATGGATGTTCCTGCGCATCCTGTGGCGCCCCAAGGAAGATGTGCAGGACCTTGAACCGCGCCATTCCTTGGCCAAGGGGCAGGGGGCGTTGTGGTTTTTCGCTGTGTTCTGGTGTGGCATCGCTTTCCCCATGGCTGCATTGTTCTGGTCGGATGGCAACGTGCCCTGGTGGGTCAAGGGCTTCCTGGGTATCTTTGTCGTGATCGGTGTGGGGCTGGCGGGGGCTGCTTGGCAGAACAGTCGCAAGGCTTGGCGCTATCAAGGGATGGGCATGACGGCCTTGCCATCGCGGCCCATCGCAGGGCGCCCGGTCGAAATCACGCTGGTGCTGCCTGCGCGGGCCGGACAGCAGGCGGGGGCTGATGGCCTGCGCATGCAAGTGGCGCATTACCGTGTGGACGAGTCCAGCTCAGGCTCGCCCGAGCGCCGGGTGGAGGTGCTGGAGGCCACGGCGCGGCGCCAGCCGACGGGTGAGGGCGGTATGCGCCTGGTCGCGCGTTTTGAGCTGCCCGAGGATGCCCCCACCCATGGTGCGCGGCGCGGTGGTGAGCGGGTGGACTGGCGGCTGGAGCTGGTGCGCGCTGAGGGCACGTTGGAACTGGCGTATGACTTGCCGGTAGAGGCCGCTGCACCTTCATGGACGGAAGCCGCATCTGTGGCAGACCGCTTTGACAGGCGGGCGCAGTGGTCGCAAGAAGTCCCCATCGAGCCACCTGCCTTTGGGCAAGACCTCGTCCCTCAGACCTTGGGTTCGTCGGGCATGGTGGAGCCCGCTGAGTTACCGCGCTTTCTTCCCCCTGGCGTGCGTTTGACGGAGACGCCGGATGCCTGGTCGCTCGCATTCGAGCAGACCGCGTGGCGCTGGTCAGCGGCTGTGGCCCTGGCTTTGTTGGCGCTGGAGTGGTGGGTGAACGACCGCATCCAGCCCGGCGCATTGGTGATGCCGCGGGGATTTGGGGGTTGGTTGGCTTGGTTGGCTTTGCCTGCCTGGGCTCTGCATGCCGCCACCCGGCGCTGGACGCTGCGGGTGCAGGACGATGGGCTGGTGGTGCGTCGCGGCTCCTGGATCTGGTCCCGCGTTGCGCTGTTGCCAGGCGAATCCAGCCAGGCGCTGGTGCACAAGCTGCAGTTCACGGCGGGGGCTCAGGCCTACCACGCGGTGTTGGGCAAGGATGTGTCAGGGCATCAGGAAAAGCTGACCCCAGGGCTGAACGGCGACGCTGCAGCGCAAGCCGTGGGGCAGGCTGTGGCCCGTGCCTGGCTGGACCGGAGGGGACGCTTCACGCCGGGGGCGCAGCGGCCCCAGGTGGCAGCACATTCACGCCCAGCCTGGGGTGGTTGGGCATGGCTCTTGGCCTTTGGCTTGCTTGTGTGGTGGGCCCATGGCGGGCGTGCGGTGCTTGGGGCGGGGCGGGACGCCGTGCCGCAAGACCCCACCAAGGTGGCGTCATCGCGCATTTGGGCACCTGCAGATGCCCGCCTGATGGATGCCCAGAATGCGGGCGATGCCAGCGGGGTGGCGCAGGCATTGCGCGATGGCGCCAACCCCAATCTGTTGGCAGACACGGGTTCCTCCGTGTTGATGCTGGCCGCCCACCGGGGGCAATTGGCGCATGTCGAAGCACTGCTGCAGGCTGGGGCCCAGCCCGATCTGCGGCAGACGGCCAAAGACAGTGAGCGGGGCGACACCGCCCTGTTGCGGGCTTTTTATGGCGGGCATCTGGCGGTGGCGCAGCGCCTGGTGCAGGCTGGGGCCAGCCTGCAGGCGCGTAACCGGTGGGACTGGGGCCCCGTGCATATGGCAGCGCAAAGCGGCTGCGTGCCGTGCCTCGATTGGCTGAAAGAACAAGGGCAATCCTTGACCGAGCCTGCTCCCGCCAGCCGGGGCGAGACACCCGCCATGCTGGCGGCCGCCAAAGGCCGCATCCCCGTGCTGGAATGGTTGGAACAACAGCGCGTGGACCTGTGGGGCCGCGACCCGCACGGCAAGAATGTGCTGGATTGGGCCCGCTTTCGACAGCAGCAGGAGACTGAGCAATGGTTATTGAAACGGCAGCCTGCGGGAACGTGA
- the tolQ gene encoding protein TolQ has translation MNHQNMSILNLVLQASWVVQLVMLLLLTVSIASWAAIFRKLISLKRVKSLNEDFERDFWSGTSLNDLFASAAQNAKNAGPMERIFASGMREYQKLRERRITDAGTLLDGARRAMRASLQREMDVVESSLSFLASVGSVSPYVGLFGTVWGIMHAFTGFAGMEQVTLATVAPGIAEALVATAIGLFSAIPAVIAYNRFARDIDRVSTHLETFIEEFSNILQRNLGAQPSQSASGH, from the coding sequence ATGAACCATCAAAACATGTCCATCTTGAACCTGGTGCTGCAGGCCAGCTGGGTGGTGCAGCTGGTGATGTTGCTGCTGCTGACCGTGTCGATCGCCAGCTGGGCCGCCATCTTCCGCAAGCTGATTTCCTTGAAGCGCGTGAAGTCGCTCAACGAAGACTTTGAACGCGACTTCTGGTCAGGCACCAGCCTGAATGATTTGTTTGCGAGCGCCGCGCAGAACGCCAAGAACGCAGGCCCCATGGAGCGCATTTTTGCCAGCGGCATGCGCGAATACCAAAAACTGCGCGAGCGCCGCATCACCGATGCCGGCACCTTGCTGGACGGCGCCCGCCGCGCCATGCGTGCCAGCCTGCAGCGCGAGATGGATGTGGTCGAATCCAGCCTGTCCTTCCTGGCATCGGTCGGCTCTGTGTCGCCTTACGTGGGTCTGTTTGGCACCGTGTGGGGCATCATGCACGCCTTCACGGGCTTTGCGGGCATGGAGCAGGTCACCCTGGCCACCGTCGCCCCCGGCATTGCCGAAGCGCTGGTGGCCACCGCCATCGGGCTGTTTTCGGCCATTCCGGCCGTGATCGCCTACAACCGCTTTGCGCGCGACATTGACCGCGTGTCCACACACCTGGAGACCTTCATCGAAGAGTTCTCCAACATCCTGCAGCGCAATCTGGGCGCACAGCCTTCGCAATCGGCCTCTGGCCATTAA
- the ybgC gene encoding tol-pal system-associated acyl-CoA thioesterase — MAFEFPIRIYWEDTDAGGIVFYANYLKFFERARTEWLRSLGIGQHTLREQTGGMFVVTDAQLRYLRPARLDDELIVTASLQDKGRASLTILQQALLKPEHMTEAKPTLLSEGTIRIGWVDAATMRPARIPSPLLEQLS, encoded by the coding sequence ATGGCCTTTGAGTTTCCGATTCGCATCTATTGGGAAGACACCGATGCCGGTGGCATCGTGTTCTACGCCAACTACCTCAAGTTTTTTGAGCGCGCCCGCACCGAGTGGCTGCGCTCGTTGGGCATTGGTCAGCACACATTGCGGGAACAAACCGGCGGCATGTTTGTCGTAACCGACGCGCAGCTGCGTTACCTGCGGCCCGCGCGGCTCGACGATGAACTCATTGTTACCGCCAGCCTGCAGGACAAGGGGCGTGCATCGCTGACAATATTGCAGCAAGCGCTCCTGAAACCAGAGCACATGACCGAAGCCAAGCCCACGTTACTGAGCGAAGGCACCATCCGCATAGGCTGGGTGGACGCCGCAACGATGCGCCCCGCAAGAATACCGAGCCCCCTTCTGGAACAACTTTCATGA
- a CDS encoding biopolymer transporter ExbD has translation MPAMASRGKGRRTINEINMVPFIDVMLVLLIIFMVTAPMLTPGMIDVPSVGKGKNVPKVVAQVIVNKDGSLQLKTPEATRTVTQREVGDAALRWQKDQSKDTAVLITAEKGVQYEAVVKALDALRSAGVQRVGLSVKQGG, from the coding sequence ATGCCCGCCATGGCGTCTCGCGGCAAAGGCCGTCGCACCATCAATGAAATCAACATGGTGCCGTTCATCGACGTGATGCTGGTGTTGCTCATCATCTTCATGGTGACGGCGCCCATGCTCACCCCCGGCATGATCGATGTGCCCAGTGTGGGCAAAGGCAAGAACGTGCCCAAGGTGGTGGCACAGGTCATCGTGAACAAGGACGGATCGCTGCAGCTCAAAACCCCCGAGGCCACCCGCACCGTGACCCAGCGCGAAGTGGGCGACGCCGCCCTGCGCTGGCAAAAAGACCAGAGCAAGGACACAGCAGTGCTCATCACCGCAGAAAAAGGCGTGCAGTACGAAGCCGTAGTGAAAGCACTGGATGCTTTGCGAAGTGCAGGTGTGCAACGCGTGGGTCTCTCCGTCAAACAGGGCGGCTGA
- a CDS encoding 2Fe-2S iron-sulfur cluster binding domain-containing protein: MTQAAPFFTAHIEPDGMQCDAWPQQPLLQSMEQGGIDWPSSCRNGTCRTCIGQLVQGQVRYEIEWPGLSPEEKAEGCVLPCVAYPESDVVLQGSAI, from the coding sequence ATGACCCAAGCCGCCCCCTTTTTCACAGCCCACATTGAGCCCGACGGCATGCAGTGCGATGCCTGGCCCCAGCAACCCCTGCTGCAATCCATGGAGCAAGGCGGCATTGACTGGCCCAGTTCGTGCCGCAACGGCACCTGCCGCACCTGCATCGGGCAACTGGTGCAAGGGCAAGTGCGCTACGAGATCGAATGGCCCGGCCTCTCGCCTGAAGAAAAGGCCGAGGGCTGCGTGCTGCCCTGCGTGGCCTACCCCGAGTCAGACGTCGTTTTGCAAGGCTCTGCGATCTGA